GACGACCTCGTCGCGCTGGTCCGGGCGGCCGACCAGCAGATGTACCAGCGCAAGCGGGCGATCCATGCCGCGGACCCCGAGGTGACGTCGCGCATCGACGACGCCGTCCGCCACGCGATCGTCGACGGGACGCTGTGGACCGCGTACCAGCCGATGGTGGGCCTCGTGGCCGACGAGATCCGTGGTCTCGAGGCGCTCGTGCGCTGCACCGACCCGCAGCTCGGATCCATCCCGCCGCCGGTGATCGTGGAGTCGGCGATCCGCCTGAACATGCTGGACGACATGACCGCGCTCGTCCTCGACCAGGCCATCAGGACGGTGCTCGAGTGCCGCCGGCACGTCCCGACCCTCGAGGTGTTCTCGATCAACCTCGAGCTCGAGCAGATGATGGTCTGGTCGCCGCTCCTGCAACGCATCGCCGAGTGCCGGGAGCGGCACGGCCTGAGGGTGGTCGTCGAGATCTCCGAGAACTCGATCGGCGACTGGACGGACGCGAACGCCCTGGTGACGTCCCGGTTGCAGGACGCCGACGTGCTGATCGCGATCGACGACTTCGGGTCCGGGTTCGCCGGGCTCGGCTCGCTGTACCTGCCACGGGTCGACATCGTGAAGCTCGACCGCAACCTGCTCACGGACCTGGCGAACCCCCGTCAGACACTGGTGGTGACCCGGACCACCGCGATGCTCGAGGAGCTGGGGTTCTGGGTGATCGCCGAGGGCGTCACCTCAGAGGTGGAGATCGAGCTCCTGCGCGACGCCGGAGCGACGCACCTGCAGGGCTATCTCTTCGGGATGCCCGAGGACCGCGTCACGATGGCCGAGCGGTTCCGCGTCCACGGCCTGGCGCCGCAGCTGCCGAGCAGCACGACCGCCTGAGCGCCGTCCCGGCCTAGATCCAGTGGCTCAGCCACATGCGGTCGCGCCACTCGGCGTACGGCATGAGGGTGTCGGTCCAGATCGGGTGGAAGTAGCAGAACGCCACCACGGCGGCGACCACGTACAGGCCGGTGATCAGGGCCCCCGCGTACGTCTGGCGCGGTGAGGAGCGCAGCTGCAGCAGTGCGTGCGCGACCAGGGACAGGGCGATGATCGTGAACGGGACGATCGTGACGGCGTAGAAGGAGAAGATCGGCCGGTCGGTGCTGAGGAACCAGGGCAGCCAGCACGCGGCGACGCCGATGACCGGCACGCCCCAGGTCCACCGGCGGGTGTAGATCCAGGCGACGACCGCGCCCAGCAGGGCGGCCGCCCCGGACCACCAGATGACCGGGTTGCCGAGGATGAGGATCTCCCGGACGCACGTCGTCCCGGCGGCCTGCCCGCACCGGGTGGTCTTGGGCAGGTCGAACTGCGCGTCCGCGCCCACGGGCCGCCACTGCAGGAGCCATCCGCCCGGGTTCGACTGGTACGGGTGGGGCTCGGCCTTGGTGATCTCCTTGGTGTGGAAGTCGAATGTCATGACGTGGAAGTGCCACAGCGAGCGCAGGGCGTCCCAGGTCTCGCCCAGGAAGCCGGACGTGGGACGGTCCACGTACGCGCCCCAGGGTTTGGAGTAGTCGCCGTAGCCATGGCCGAATCTCGCCTCGTACGCCTCGTGGTGCACGAGGAAACCGGTCCACGAGACGAGGTAGACCACACCGGCCAGCACGACGAGCGAGCCGAACGCGGGGACGCCGACCCGCAACGTGGTGCGGACCCAGCCGTGGTGCATCGCGGTGCGGGGGTTCCGCATCCGGGCCAGGACCTCCCACCCCACGCACGTCAGGCCGAACGCCGCCAGGACGTACACGCCGCTCCACTTGGTCGCGCACGCCATGCCGAGGCTGACGCCGGCGGCGAGCTGCCAGGGCCGGAACGCGTGGTACCGGTCGAGGCGCGCACGGATCCAGTCCCGGTCGGCCACGAGGCAGGCGACGCCGCAGACGATCCAGAACGCCAGGAAGACGTCGAGCAGGGAGAGCCGGGACATCACGAAGTGCATGCCGTCGACGGTCAGCAGCAGGCCGGCGAGACAGCCGACGAGGGTGGAGCCGGTCATCCGCCGCACGAGGCGGGCCAGCACCAGGACCGTCAGCGCGCCGACCACGACACCGGAGATGCGCCAGCCGAACGAGTCGAAGCCGAACAGCTGCTCCCCGAGGGCGATCAGCCACTTTCCGCCGTCCGGGTGGACGATCCACGACGGCTCGTCGGTGAAGATGTTGGACAGGTCGCCCTTGAGGATCTGACCGTTGGCCTTGTCCGTGTAGTCCAGGACGTACCCGTGCTGCAGCAGCGACCAGGCGTCCTTGGCGTAGTAGGTCTCGTCGAACACGAACGCCTTGGGGTAGCCGACGTTCCAGACCCGGAGCACGAACGCCAGCAGGGCGACCCCGATCGGCCCGATCCAACCCCACACGCGGTCGGTCCACCTGTACGGCGACAGGCGGCTCAGGGACGTCACCCCGCAAGACTAGGACCTCCGCCCGGGGGGCGCGGTGCGTACGCCACCGTTTCCGGGGGGCGCGGTGCGTACGCCACCGTTTCCGCGGGGCGCGGTGCGTATGCCACCGTATGAGGCCCGATTCGGCGCGAGACGGTGGCACACGCACCGCGCCTCCTGCGGATCCACAGCTCCGGCCGCCCGGGACGGCGTCCACAGGTCCGGCAGCGCGTGCTCCCGACCGGGCCGGATCCGCGGTCGGCTGGGAGCATGCGCACCCCGAGACCGGTCCCTGAGCATCTCCGCGACCGCACGTTCAGCCTGCAGGAGGCGCGGGCCGCCGGGATCTCCGGTCGGATGCTCGAGCACGACCGTTTCCGCGAGGTCTATCCGCGGGTCTACTGCCTCGCGGAGCTCGACATCTCGTCCACCGAGCGGATCGCCGCGGCTCGACGCAACCTGCCGGATGACGCCAGGACGACCCACGTCACCCGGCTGCGAGAGCTCGGCTACGAGCACGGCGAGCTGGAGCCCCTGCACTTCGTCGTGCCTCGCGACCTGCATCTGGTCGTCGAAGGCATCACCCTGCATCGCACGGTGCGCATGCCACCGAACGACGGGGCCGGGGTCTGTGCCGAGGCGGTGTTCGTGTCGCTGGCGACGACCGAGCGCCTGATCGACCTGATCGTGATCGGGGACTGGATGCTGCGCACGGGGCACATGTCCCTGGAGTCCCTCGGTGAGTTCGTCCGCACGTCGGCGTGGCGGCCCGGGGCCGCCGAGGTGCTCGTCGTCATGCCCAACCTCGATGCCCGGTCCTGCTCGCCGAAGGAGTCCGGGACCCGCTCGATCCTGGCGTTCGCGGGTCTCCCGACGCCCGAGGTCAACGCCGAGATCCACGACTCGGCGGGCGTCCTGGTCGGGATCGGCGACCTCGTCTACCGGCGGTGGAAGCTGTTGATCGAGTACGAAGGCCGGCAGCACGCTCTCGACGTGTCCCAGTTCGCCCGCGACATCGACCGGTACGGCGGGTTCCGCAGCATCGGGTGGGACTACTTCCAGGTCACCAACGAACGGCTCGCTCGGCCGCGGGCGATGGTGCTGCGGGTCCACGGCCTGCTGCTGCGGCGCGGGTACGACGGCCCCGCCCCGGCGTTCGGCGCGCGCTGGAGCTCGCTGTTCGCGCCCCTGACCCCGAGGCGCGGTGCGTACGCCACCGTATGAGGCCCGAATCGGCCCCAGAAGGTGGCAGAAGCACCGCGTCCGCCGGAGAAGGTGGCAGAAGCACCGCGCCCCCCGGGAAAGGTGGCAGAAGCACCGCGCCCGCCGGAAAGGTGCGGCTGAGAGGATGGGGTCATGCTGATCCTCGCTGCGACACCGATCGGTCAGGTGGCCGACGCGAGCGGACGCCTCGCCGAGGCCCTCGTCTCCGCGGACGTCGTCGCGGCCGAGGACACCCGCCGGCTGAAGCGGCTCGCCTCCGAGCTGGGCGTGGAGATCGGCGGCCGGGTGGTGTCGTACTTCGAGGGCAACGAGGAACGCCGCACCCCCGAGCTCGCGACCATGCTGGCGGACGGACAGACCGTGGTCCTGGTGACCGATGCCGGCATGCCGAGCGTGTCGGACCCCGGCTACCGCCTCGTGGTCGCCGCGATCGAGGCGGACGTGCCGGTCACCGCGATCCCGGGACCGTCCGCGGTGCTCACCGCGCTCGCCGTCTCCGGGCTGCCGGTCGACCGGTTCTGCTTCGAGGGCTTCCTGCCCCGCAAGGCCGGTGAGCGCACCCGTGCCCTGACCGAGCTCGCGACGGAACGCCGCACCATGGTGTTCTTCGAGTCGCCCCACCGCACCGAGACGTCGCTCCGCGCGATGGCGGAGGTCTGGGGCGCGGACCGCCCGGCGGCGGTCTGCCGCGAGCTCACCAAGACGTACGAGGAGGTGGCCCGCGGAGGCCTCGGCGAGCTCGTCGAGTGGGCGGCCGGTCAGGAGCAGGGCGTCCGCGGCGAGGTCACGATCGTCGTCGGGGGAGTGGTCGCCGAGGCCAGGACGTACGCCCCCGAGGACCTGCGCGACCTCGTCGCCGCCCGCCAGGGCGAGGGCCTCAGCCGCAAGGACGCGATCGAGCAGGTCGCCGGCGAGACGGGTGTCCGCAAGAAGGACGTCTACGACGCCGCGCACTCGTAGGTCCCTGCGCGGACCCCACTAGGATTGGGGGCGTGTCCGACCAAACGTTCTACGTCACCACGCCCATCTACTACGTCAATGACGCGCCCCACATCGGGCACGGCTACACGACCGTCATGGGCGACATCATCACCCGCTGGCACCGCCAGCGCGGCGAGGACGTCTGGTACCTCACCGGCACCGACGAGCACGGCCAGAAGGTTCTGCGCAAGGCCGAGGCCAACGGCGTCTCCCCGCAGGAGTGGGTCGACAAGCTCGTCGAGGAGGAGTGGAAGCCGCTCCTGGAGACCATCGACGTCGCCAACGACGACTTCATCCGCACGACCGAGCAGCGCCACCTCGAGGGCTCGCAGGCGTTCTGGCAGGACCTGCACCAGCGGGACGCGGTCTACAAGGGCTCGTTCAGCGGCTGGTACAGCGTCGGCAGCGAGGAGTTCGTCGGCGACGACGACGTCGCGGACGGCGAGGGTGACGACGAGGGCTTCAAGGTCTCGACCCTGGACGGCAGCCGCGTCGAGCACATGACGGAGGAGAACTACTTCTTCCGGCTCAGCGACTACCAGCAGAAGCTGCTCGACTTCTACGAGGCCAACCCGACGTTCATCCAGCCCGAGTCGGCCCGCAACGAGGTCATCTCGTTCGTGTCGCGCGGCCTCAAGGACCTGTCGATCTCGCGCTCCACGTTCGACTGGGGCATCGGCGTCCCGTGGGACGACAAGCACGTCATGTACGTCTGGGTCGAGGCGCTGCTGAACTACGTGACGGCGATCGGCTACGGCAGCGACCCGGACCGGTTCGAGAAGATCTGGCCGGCCAACATCCACATCGTCGGCAAGGACATCGCCCGCTTCCACGCGGTCATCTGGCCCGCGATGCTGATGGCGGCCGGACAGCCCGTGCCGCACCAGGTGTTCGCGCACGGCTGGCTGCTGGTCGGCGGGCAGAAGATGAGCAAGTCCAAGGCCAACGGCATCCGTCCCGACGAGATCGTCGGCACGTTCGGCTCCGACGCCTACCGCTACTACTTCGCGCGCGCCCTGACGTTCGGCTCCGACGGGTCGATCTCGTGGGAGGACATCAGCGCCCGCTATCACGCCGAGCTGGCCAACGGCTTCGGGAACCTGGCGTCTCGTGTCGCGGCGATGATCGGCAAGTACTTCGACGGGACGCTGCCCGCACCCGGCGCGCGGACCGACGCCGAGACCGTCGTGATCGACACCGTGGCCGAGGCGGTACGCGATGCGGACGCCGCGATCGAGGCGGTCGCCCCGCAGGACGCGCTCGCCGCGATCTGGCGGATCGTGGACGGCCTCAACGGCTACATCACCGAGCAGGCTCCGTGGAAGGTCGCGAAGGAGGATCCCGACGGCGATCGTCTGGCGACGATCCTGAACACCACCGCCGAGGGCCTCCGCGTCCTGGCGGTCCTGCTCAACCCGGTCATGCCCAAGGCGTGCGCGGCCCTGTGGGACGCGCTCGGGGCCGAAGGCGCACTGGGCGCGCTCGCCGACCAGCGCATCGACGCCGTCGCCGCGTGGGACCAGCTGCCCGCCGGCACGACCATCACCAAGCCGCCGTCGCTGTTCCCCCGCATCGAGGTCGCGGAGTGACGCAGCCCCTCACGGCCGGCTGGCCGGAGACACCGGAGGCGCTGCCGTCCCCGGTGGTCGACAACCACTGCCACCTGGACCACCGCGCGTACAGCAAGGGTGTCGAGGGCGGGCTGCTGATCCCCGTCGACGAGGCGCTCGACCGGGCCGCGGCGGTCAACGTGACCCGCATCGTGCAGGTCGGCTGCGACCTGGAGGGCTCGCAGTGGGCCGTGGACACCGCGGCGGCGTACGAGTCGGTGGTGGCGGCGGTCGCGCTGCACCCCAACGAGGCGCCGGTGCTGGCCGCAGCCGGTGAGCTCGACGCCGCGCTGGCCGAGATCGACCGGCTGGCCCAGTCCGGCGACCACGTGCGAGCCATCGGTGAGACGGGACTGGACTACTTCCGCACGGGCGTGGACGGCCGCGAGGCACAGCACGTCTCGTTCCGGGAGCACATCCGCATCGCGAAGCGGCACGACAAGACGCTGGTCATCCACGACCGGGACGCGCACGACGACGTGATCGCGGTGCTCGACGACGAGGGAGTGCCCGACCGGGTCGTCATGCACTGCTTCTCCGGGGACGCCGACTTCGCCCGCGCCTGCCTCGATCGGGGCGCGTACCTGTCCTTCGCGGGCACCGTGACCTTCAAGAACGCCGAGAACCTGCGAGCGGCGCTCCG
Above is a genomic segment from Aeromicrobium chenweiae containing:
- a CDS encoding dolichyl-phosphate-mannose--protein mannosyltransferase: MTSLSRLSPYRWTDRVWGWIGPIGVALLAFVLRVWNVGYPKAFVFDETYYAKDAWSLLQHGYVLDYTDKANGQILKGDLSNIFTDEPSWIVHPDGGKWLIALGEQLFGFDSFGWRISGVVVGALTVLVLARLVRRMTGSTLVGCLAGLLLTVDGMHFVMSRLSLLDVFLAFWIVCGVACLVADRDWIRARLDRYHAFRPWQLAAGVSLGMACATKWSGVYVLAAFGLTCVGWEVLARMRNPRTAMHHGWVRTTLRVGVPAFGSLVVLAGVVYLVSWTGFLVHHEAYEARFGHGYGDYSKPWGAYVDRPTSGFLGETWDALRSLWHFHVMTFDFHTKEITKAEPHPYQSNPGGWLLQWRPVGADAQFDLPKTTRCGQAAGTTCVREILILGNPVIWWSGAAALLGAVVAWIYTRRWTWGVPVIGVAACWLPWFLSTDRPIFSFYAVTIVPFTIIALSLVAHALLQLRSSPRQTYAGALITGLYVVAAVVAFCYFHPIWTDTLMPYAEWRDRMWLSHWI
- the rsmI gene encoding 16S rRNA (cytidine(1402)-2'-O)-methyltransferase; this encodes MLILAATPIGQVADASGRLAEALVSADVVAAEDTRRLKRLASELGVEIGGRVVSYFEGNEERRTPELATMLADGQTVVLVTDAGMPSVSDPGYRLVVAAIEADVPVTAIPGPSAVLTALAVSGLPVDRFCFEGFLPRKAGERTRALTELATERRTMVFFESPHRTETSLRAMAEVWGADRPAAVCRELTKTYEEVARGGLGELVEWAAGQEQGVRGEVTIVVGGVVAEARTYAPEDLRDLVAARQGEGLSRKDAIEQVAGETGVRKKDVYDAAHS
- the metG gene encoding methionine--tRNA ligase yields the protein MSDQTFYVTTPIYYVNDAPHIGHGYTTVMGDIITRWHRQRGEDVWYLTGTDEHGQKVLRKAEANGVSPQEWVDKLVEEEWKPLLETIDVANDDFIRTTEQRHLEGSQAFWQDLHQRDAVYKGSFSGWYSVGSEEFVGDDDVADGEGDDEGFKVSTLDGSRVEHMTEENYFFRLSDYQQKLLDFYEANPTFIQPESARNEVISFVSRGLKDLSISRSTFDWGIGVPWDDKHVMYVWVEALLNYVTAIGYGSDPDRFEKIWPANIHIVGKDIARFHAVIWPAMLMAAGQPVPHQVFAHGWLLVGGQKMSKSKANGIRPDEIVGTFGSDAYRYYFARALTFGSDGSISWEDISARYHAELANGFGNLASRVAAMIGKYFDGTLPAPGARTDAETVVIDTVAEAVRDADAAIEAVAPQDALAAIWRIVDGLNGYITEQAPWKVAKEDPDGDRLATILNTTAEGLRVLAVLLNPVMPKACAALWDALGAEGALGALADQRIDAVAAWDQLPAGTTITKPPSLFPRIEVAE
- a CDS encoding TatD family hydrolase — translated: MTQPLTAGWPETPEALPSPVVDNHCHLDHRAYSKGVEGGLLIPVDEALDRAAAVNVTRIVQVGCDLEGSQWAVDTAAAYESVVAAVALHPNEAPVLAAAGELDAALAEIDRLAQSGDHVRAIGETGLDYFRTGVDGREAQHVSFREHIRIAKRHDKTLVIHDRDAHDDVIAVLDDEGVPDRVVMHCFSGDADFARACLDRGAYLSFAGTVTFKNAENLRAALRVTPADRILVETDAPFLTPTPHRGQPNASFLVPLTVRFMAGIAGKTAEELCRDIDANTDRAFGGPWAQRT